One Alkalinema sp. FACHB-956 genomic window, TAAAGTCCGTAACATCACGGTCTATGACAATGGGGTTAAGGTCTTTGGTGTGGATCCCGTGTAAGTCCTAAGGTTCCGTCTAAACTCCCGTCAATCCCAGGCTCCCCCGTCGGCATCCCCCATGGGGGAGTTTTATGCGTTCCACTGCTTAATGGTGCCAATACACTGCTTAACGGTGCCAGTACATGGAATAGTGTTCTTGGCAGGGCGATCGATCGCCGCAGGTTTCCTGATCCAGCACCTGCACCACCCGCCGATAAATGGCCTCCGCTTCCTCTGGAGAGTCGCCAATGCTGGTGACGCCCAGTTTGCCAAATTCCGATAGGCAGCCCATGAGATGGAACACCGTTCCCGTTTCGGTACTGGTGTCAAAGTGCAATTGATGATTGGCCACAATGTCCATCAAATCATTGGGCAGTAAGCCTCGATATTGCGGACTTTGCAAATTATCCGTGGCCATGTAGTACTTGACTTGGCGATGGCGACTGTGGAATAGCCCCGTGGTGCCGTCGTAGAAGCCATTGGTTAAAAACTTCAAGGTCATGAAGGGATGGGTGGTGCCCCCCTTGCGCAAATTAATCTCGATCGCCCAGGTTTTCCATTCATCCCCCTGCCGCACCGTAACAAAATCCACCCCAAACCGTTCCAACACCCCCTTCTGGGCTAGCACCTCACCGACCCGTTCTCCCATTGCCTGCAATTGCATCCGATAGGCTGCATCCGCCGGAAAGCGACAGCCGAGATACATTTGCCCCGTGGGGCCACCCAAAATTTGATCGTGGGTGGACAGGATTTCCACATCGCCCGAGGGCGTAATCCGGGCCTGCACACTGGGCGAATACTTCTCCTCCCCTTCGATAAACACCTCCGCGATCGCACCCAGTTCCTCAACCTGCTGACAATAGGTCTCCCACTGTTCCCCGGCGGCTTCGAACTGAAGGTGCGGTAACTGGTTGCGGATCTGCGCCACACGATCGCTGGGGGAATGGGCCTGCAACCCCCGCAGGTCTAAAATTGCATTGCCCTCCCCCGAAAACCCTTCATTCAACTTGACCACGAGGCGCTGCACCTCCGGATTGCGGCCCCATACATCCGCTGCCGCCTCCGCCAATTCCGCCGCACTGTGGACGAGCGGACTGCCATCAGGAAAGGGGATCCCACTGGCTTCAAAGACCGCACGGCTGCCACTTTTTGTCCCCCATTCCAACAGGGCGGGATCGGATGCAAAGAGCGGAATTCCCAGCTTCTCGGACAGATCCCGCTCCAAGTTCGTGGCGTTGTAGCAGATCATGTAGGCCCGATCGCTGTTCACCGCTTGGCGAATCCGTTCCAGTAACCGAGGTCGATCCAATATTTTCTGGGTCAGGGATTTGAGCGATCCATCGTAGGTCGAGAGCAATAACAAGCGATCGCGGGCATGGGAAAAGGGAATCCCCGGCAGTAACTGTAGGTAATAATCGATGATGCTGGGGTGGAGGGGTTGGGAGGTGAGGTAAATCAGCCTTGTGCGGGGGTTGCGTAACCGAATCAAGGAAAACAGTAACCGTTCCTCATAGTGGTGAAATCCTGCGACTTTCAGTAATTCGCGTTGATCTAAGCTCAAGGACGGAATCACCACGATATCGGCGGCTTCGTTATCAAATTCTTGAACATTGCGCCATCTTGCCCGTAACTGCGCCTGGAGAACCTGGAAGGGAATGGGGGGGGGAATAAGCTCAAACGAGTTGATCATGGCAGCACAATTCTCCACAGGCGTCCTATAGGCAATCGTTTCTACCCGCGATCGTAAAGTGAAATTTTGGCCATCCTCGAAACATGCAAACAGAATTAACCAAAGTCACCCTTCGGCAACAGTTGCTTCAACAACGGCAAGCGCTGACGCCAGCCGATTGGCAGCAGAGAAGCCAGCAAATTTGCCAGCAGGTGCAACGATCGCCCCAATTCCAAGCGGCCCAGACGGTTTTGGCCTTTTTTGCAGTGCGTCAGGAACCGGATCTCCGTTGGCTATGGCAGGAAAATTGTGACCATTCCCAAGGCTATCCCCCAGAAAGCTATCCCCCAGAAAGCCATACCCCAGCTCGTCGCTTTGGGTTTCCCCGCTGTCAGGGACAAAGCTTGGTGTGGCATCTGTGGCAGCCTGGACAGCCCCTCGTTTCAGGCCGTTTTGGGATTCAGGAGCCCGATCCGACCTGTCCGCAATTATGCGCCTCTGAGGTGGATCTCATCCTCGTTCCCTGTCTAGCCATCGATGCCCAGGGCTATCGGCTAGGCTACGGGGGCGGCTTTTACGATCGCCTGTTCAGCCAGCCCGACTGGCGATCGATCCCTGCGATCGGGATTTGTTTTGACTTTGGCTACTGCGATCGTCTGCCCCATGATGCCTGGGATCAGCCCCTTCAGGGGGTTTGCACAGAATCCCAACAAATGACCCTCGACTCAAGGCTGAGAATCGGATCCGACTAAAGGAACTCTGGTGCAAGAATTCTCAGAAA contains:
- a CDS encoding peptide ligase PGM1-related protein; this encodes MINSFELIPPPIPFQVLQAQLRARWRNVQEFDNEAADIVVIPSLSLDQRELLKVAGFHHYEERLLFSLIRLRNPRTRLIYLTSQPLHPSIIDYYLQLLPGIPFSHARDRLLLLSTYDGSLKSLTQKILDRPRLLERIRQAVNSDRAYMICYNATNLERDLSEKLGIPLFASDPALLEWGTKSGSRAVFEASGIPFPDGSPLVHSAAELAEAAADVWGRNPEVQRLVVKLNEGFSGEGNAILDLRGLQAHSPSDRVAQIRNQLPHLQFEAAGEQWETYCQQVEELGAIAEVFIEGEEKYSPSVQARITPSGDVEILSTHDQILGGPTGQMYLGCRFPADAAYRMQLQAMGERVGEVLAQKGVLERFGVDFVTVRQGDEWKTWAIEINLRKGGTTHPFMTLKFLTNGFYDGTTGLFHSRHRQVKYYMATDNLQSPQYRGLLPNDLMDIVANHQLHFDTSTETGTVFHLMGCLSEFGKLGVTSIGDSPEEAEAIYRRVVQVLDQETCGDRSPCQEHYSMYWHR
- a CDS encoding 5-formyltetrahydrofolate cyclo-ligase, encoding MQTELTKVTLRQQLLQQRQALTPADWQQRSQQICQQVQRSPQFQAAQTVLAFFAVRQEPDLRWLWQENCDHSQGYPPESYPPESHTPARRFGFPRCQGQSLVWHLWQPGQPLVSGRFGIQEPDPTCPQLCASEVDLILVPCLAIDAQGYRLGYGGGFYDRLFSQPDWRSIPAIGICFDFGYCDRLPHDAWDQPLQGVCTESQQMTLDSRLRIGSD